The proteins below come from a single Kosakonia sp. SMBL-WEM22 genomic window:
- the speA gene encoding biosynthetic arginine decarboxylase produces MSDDISSVSPSSAGEQGALRSMQEVAMSSQEASKMLRTYNIAWWGNNYYDVNELGHISVCPDPDVPEARVDLAQLVKVREAQGQRLPALFCFPQILQHRLRSINAAFKRARESYGYNGDYFLVYPIKVNQHRRVIESLIHSGEPLGLEAGSKAELMAVLAHAGMTRSVIVCNGYKDREYIRLALIGEKMGHKVYLVIEKMSEIAIVLEEAERLNVIPRLGVRARLASQGSGKWQSSGGEKSKFGLAATQVLQLVEILRERGRLDSIQLLHFHLGSQMANIRDIATGVRESARFYVELHKLGVNIQCFDVGGGLGVDYEGTRSQSDCSVNYGLNEYANNIIWAIGDACEEHGLPHPTVITESGRAVTAHHTVLVSNIIGVERNEYTPATPPAEDAPRALQSMWETWQEMHEPGTRRSLREWLHDSQMDLHDIHVGYSSGAFSLQERAWAEQLYLNMCHEVQKQLDPSNRAHRPIIDELQERMADKMYVNFSLFQSMPDAWGIDQLFPVLPLEGLNHAPERRAVLLDITCDSDGAIDHYVDGDGIATTMPMPEYDPDNPPMLGFFMVGAYQEILGNMHNLFGDTEAVDVFVFPDGSVEVELSDEGDTVADMLEYVQLDPGKLLTQFRDQVKETGLDDALQQQFLEEFEAGLYGYTYLEDE; encoded by the coding sequence ATGTCTGACGACATCTCTTCAGTTTCGCCTTCGTCAGCAGGCGAACAAGGTGCACTACGTTCCATGCAGGAGGTAGCGATGAGCTCCCAGGAAGCCAGCAAGATGCTACGGACTTACAATATTGCCTGGTGGGGCAATAACTACTATGACGTCAATGAGCTGGGCCACATCAGCGTGTGCCCCGATCCGGATGTCCCCGAGGCGCGTGTCGATCTGGCACAGCTGGTGAAAGTGCGTGAAGCGCAGGGGCAGCGTTTACCGGCGCTCTTCTGCTTCCCGCAGATCCTGCAACACCGTCTGCGTTCGATTAACGCCGCCTTTAAACGCGCGCGTGAATCTTATGGCTATAACGGCGACTACTTCCTGGTTTACCCGATCAAGGTTAACCAGCACCGTCGCGTCATTGAATCCCTGATCCACTCTGGCGAACCGCTGGGGCTGGAAGCGGGTTCAAAAGCGGAACTGATGGCGGTGCTCGCCCATGCAGGCATGACCCGTTCGGTGATCGTCTGTAACGGCTATAAAGACCGTGAATACATCCGCCTGGCGCTGATTGGCGAGAAGATGGGCCATAAGGTCTATCTGGTGATTGAGAAGATGAGCGAAATTGCCATCGTGCTGGAAGAAGCTGAACGCCTGAATGTCATCCCGCGCCTTGGTGTGCGGGCGCGTCTGGCATCGCAAGGCTCCGGCAAATGGCAATCCTCCGGCGGTGAGAAGTCGAAGTTTGGTCTGGCGGCGACGCAGGTGCTGCAACTTGTTGAGATCCTGCGTGAGCGCGGCCGTCTGGATAGCATTCAGCTGCTGCACTTCCACCTCGGTTCGCAGATGGCCAATATTCGCGATATCGCCACCGGCGTGCGTGAATCAGCCCGCTTCTACGTTGAGCTGCACAAGCTGGGCGTAAATATTCAGTGCTTTGACGTCGGCGGCGGACTGGGTGTGGATTACGAGGGCACCCGTTCGCAATCCGACTGCTCCGTTAACTACGGCCTGAATGAGTACGCTAACAACATTATCTGGGCGATTGGCGATGCCTGCGAAGAGCACGGTTTGCCGCACCCGACGGTGATCACCGAATCGGGACGCGCGGTCACTGCGCACCATACGGTGCTGGTCTCCAATATCATCGGCGTAGAGCGCAACGAATACACCCCGGCCACTCCGCCGGCGGAAGATGCGCCGCGCGCGCTGCAAAGCATGTGGGAAACCTGGCAGGAGATGCACGAGCCGGGCACGCGCCGTTCGCTGCGCGAGTGGCTGCATGACAGCCAGATGGATCTGCACGATATTCACGTCGGTTACTCTTCCGGTGCCTTTAGCCTGCAAGAGCGCGCGTGGGCTGAGCAGCTCTACCTCAATATGTGCCATGAAGTGCAGAAGCAGCTCGATCCGAGCAACCGTGCGCACCGTCCGATTATCGACGAACTGCAGGAGCGTATGGCGGACAAGATGTACGTCAACTTCTCGCTGTTCCAGTCGATGCCGGATGCGTGGGGTATCGATCAGCTCTTCCCGGTGCTGCCGCTGGAGGGATTGAACCATGCGCCGGAGCGCCGCGCGGTACTGCTGGATATTACCTGTGACTCTGACGGTGCTATCGATCACTATGTCGATGGTGACGGTATTGCCACAACGATGCCGATGCCGGAGTACGATCCGGATAACCCGCCGATGCTGGGCTTCTTTATGGTCGGTGCCTATCAGGAGATCCTCGGCAACATGCACAACCTGTTCGGTGATACCGAAGCGGTTGACGTGTTCGTCTTTCCTGATGGCAGCGTGGAAGTGGAGCTCTCTGACGAAGGCGATACCGTGGCCGATATGCTGGAGTACGTGCAGCTCGATCCGGGCAAGCTGTTAACCCAGTTCCGCGATCAGGTTAAAGAGACCGGGCTGGACGATGCGCTGCAGCAGCAGTTCCTCGAAGAGTTCGAAGCGGGTCTCTACGGCTACACATATCTGGAAGATGAGTAA